From the genome of Phoenix dactylifera cultivar Barhee BC4 chromosome 5, palm_55x_up_171113_PBpolish2nd_filt_p, whole genome shotgun sequence:
GAATATCTTGCAACCTTCCtcttttataatttttctttttcttttccttccatgAATTTTTATTGAGTTGTTTCGAATTTCACTTCTTTtaactattattataaatttatctatctttaattttttgttCAATCGGAATTGCACAGGCTCCCACTTAAGCGGCTGGATACTGCTTAAGCACCATATATTAACTTGAGTACCTGCATATTGAGTTTGCTTTGCAACCTTATGAAACAAATAAGAGAAGTTGAGGATGATGGCCTCATCATATGACACTTGGGCTGAGGAGGTCCATTGGTTTTTCAAAGTTTCGAATTGAGGTTGAGTTCTTTGATTTAACAGATTAAACATGAAAATTTGTTGcatagattgaatgatttatctaGGCCAGTAATTCATTTGTCTGTTGACTGAGATAAAGTTTAGGATTAAACTTCAACATAAACAATTTGTTCAAGGTTCTCCTTTCATTTTTCATGCCACAATCTTCATTATACATGTCTGTCAtccaatttcatttttttttcacttgGTCTAGACAATATCAATATCAATATCAAACCCAATATACCAACCTGATCGTGCCTAGCCAACATGCCAATCAACTTTGCTATCATAGTTAATTTTTGTTTCTACATCATTCTTAAGGTTGTTGTCGTTATTGTTATCACCCTCTCTTCCTTGAGATGATCTCGACCACCATCCGATAATCTTTCATTGCCAAGTTTTAGATGAGACTTTCAACTATCCTATTTAGGGCACTGCTATGGAGATTACATTGGAAATTTGGTTTTCATTCAATGTCAGTTGTGGTCAAATCAATGAACATTATTTTCTCATATGCTAATTCACTCACTAAATTTAAGATATTTTGTACCCTTGATGTTTAAGGTGAATGCTTAACCAGATGATGTAAAATATTTGTTGCTTCAAATGATGACATGAAAAACTCCACTAGTGAGGGTTTCGCATTCAGAATTCAAGTGATGGAAGGTTTGCATGCAGTTACTTGTAACCTTATTGCCCCACTATATTCACTGCTCTGTTCCCATCTGACATGGGATTGCTATCGCGCCTAATGGAAGATGCAACAATGTGAATGACACCAGTCTCTTGTGAATTGCACTAGTCCACTGCTGCCATGTTATATGAAGGACTTGATAGTGAATATAATGGTGCAACTGCAACATAGCATTAGTCTTATAATATATCTATTCCATCTAGGTTTACAAGCGAATCCGTCTCCCTTTCCTTGTTAGGGAGTAACTTTGGTGTTACTTTTCATTTCCTCTCATGGTGGGTAGCAGCGATAATTCTCCTTGGTGAGCATTGGCATGATAAGTAGGAATGGTTAACAATGAGTCTTTTGCTCTTCACGCCTCGACTTGCACTTTTGCTCTCATCTCCTCAACCCAACCCTTCCTCTCATTGCCCTTAACTCCCTTCACACTATCTCTCCTCCACCAGTCACCATATCCTCTACCCTTAACCTCTTCTAGTGAAAGACTTAgaaattttctcttttttgaggTATTCAATGAgcaccatatcgataatatcTATTAGAATCTAGGGGATGCTTTATTACAGGCATAAGAAAAATAGTAGTAGAAAAAGTCATGCCTATGGGAATGGTCATATTACAACTTATTCAAATTTTTGTTTGGTTAATTTTTTTCAGAATAACATGTAAAAGTTAAAAATAGGCAAGGCATAGCTTATGACAACTCCACAATGCAATGGTTGTACTTGTTAGAAGCAAGCAGCATAACCATTCCTTGGTTTTGCCTGTTTATAAAAGGCTGTTCTCCAGGCATAAGGATTCAAGCCTTAGTCCTACTTTATGCCCACTGGATGCTGCCTAAAATCCTTCCCCTTTTTAACAGTTTGGTAACCGATATGTAGATAGAATAACCATAATATTCAAATAAATCCGATGATGGTTCCTTCCTCAAATAAGCCAAATATCATATATTATACCAACTTGCATCGTTAAGTACTACAATCTCTTCTGAGTTCCTTTGATTATCATTGTTTATGTCTAGCAAAGCATTTCACCAAACAGCTGGTGTGCTGTATTCGTAATAACACTTGTTATCTAATGTGGGTTTGACTTGTAAGACATTttgtcaaacagttgatctgtCATTGTCTTTTACATTTGCTGCTACCCAACATCTGAGTTGGTGTGGGGTAGTAGTGCTGCAACAATCTTGTTAACTGATAGCGATATAGCCAGTGATGATGTTGTGGGTACCATCAAAATAGGACTTCTAACTTTGTGTGCCTTGTAGAAAGACAGCCAACTGGGGACTTGTCCAATCTAATGGGAGGAAATAAAGGagggaaaaaagaaatctaCCAATGTTGAGGGGGGACAAGAAAAGAGAATGACTACTAAGTGGGTTCTTCGTGCATAAGATTAGACCTTGTATTATAGTTATAACTAATTGAATTGTTATCGACCTTTGACTTTCAATGAGGCAACTAGAGCTTTAGGTGGACCTTTTATCAGCACTGTTGCTGCTAGGTCTTAGTATTGGCACCCATTGTCATGAGTTCTCTGTTGGTCGTAAGATACTGgtttattcttttaattttgaagagatTAAATTTCTACTTAGTATATGAATGTTTATGAGTCAACATGGACTAGGACTGGTCTGGTGTATATTTGACCTAGCATGGACATATCTTTCAAGATCAGCAAGCTGACAATGATAGTGCATAAATCCTAAGTGATTCGCTTCAAGTGTATCTAATTAATATCTAATATGAAACTAATGAAGATTAGATATATTGTTTGTGTGGTGGTGAAGCATtccatttaaaagaaaaatgtaaTAAATGCCTCCATGCAACTAATTCCATACATTAGCTTCCaatatttcttgattttttttgaaatgattgATTGGCATATAAGTATGCCTTCAAGTTTCTGATATTATCATACATTCTACAACCTATTTATGTTCTGGTGAATTGAAATTCCTGTCCTTCCAAAGATTTGTCTCATCCTCAAAAAATCTTCACCTTGAGGATCAAATTATTGTCACTGAAATTCTTCATAATGATTTTTATTAGGTCGGAATTTTTTAGTGACTAGGATCAAGAAAACATGTATGCATGagcaaatttttaatatttgatCTTTAGAGAAGTCATGGTACTAAAATCTATTTAAAACGTCATCCCTGACATCATGTTCTACAACCATTGTTTCACATCTAGGACATCGCAGCTTGAGTGTCTATGGTAAAATACTGTGACCTTGCACTCTTAGCCTTGCCAACCAAAATTAGCTTTGTAGTCTCATGTAATTTTGTGCTGGCCAGCCATTAGATAACATATACAAATACATAGATAGTAAAAATGCACATTTAACTGCATGTTGAGATAAATCATGCTGGAGACAATTCAATTATATAACATTGGCAATTTAAAATCTTTGTCATTAAAACAAAAAGTTactgatttctgtattttctggGCGAACCTTTTGCATTCTGTTACAATCACTCTTTGGGGAGGTCTTCCATCCAAAGTAATTTATGGTATGTCTTGCAAATTAAGAGCTCTTATAGTACTTAATTCATGAACAAGGATATCTGAGTCACAAGCACCACGCAAGTTTTAAGTATATCCATACACACCAGATCTATCAAattagcagtcatgaagttaaTAAATagtttgattatttatttatttatttatttttgtgaagACTCATATTCTAATGCTTTGTTAAGAGGTTAAGGATAGGTTTTTAGTATTTGCTTATTTCTCCACAACAGCACCACCACTTATGGCCCCTAGCCCCTTTCACCTCTTTCTAACCATCTAAGGAGTGAAAAGACCTTTTATGCCCTTAGTTTGGGAGTCTTCCATGGTGAAGACTAAACTAGGTAGATAATTTGCTAGTTCTCAAGTTTGGTTGGAGAGAGTAGGTTTTTATTTTAACTTgtattgttttatttttataataactaagtatatttgaatttattttctctttccaaTGTTTAACTTTTTTTCATGCTTCTTTGGATGCTCCTAGAAATTATCACTGAAATTGGCCATCCTCCCATCTGATGTGCTTTTGCTTAAATCTTTGATGCTCTTGTCAAATCAAAGCCTCATGAGTGGTGTACATTGTTGTTTTGTGCATTGCCAACTATGAGAACTCTTATCACCATGCCCCCACAAcccaaaggggaaaaaaaggaaaagaaaacaaagtcaTTAATACGCTTGAGGTAGTTGACATGACATTTCACCATATTTGtcaaaaaaattgtttttgcATAGAATATCCATATTGTTGGTAATTGGGAGGGGATGGAAATAAGGTGGGGTGGTACATCAGACATTCATGATGAGCTTTTAAAAATGTTGTCAACCCACCAAGTGataaaaaatgtttttttttaatcagaAATTGAACTAATCAActtttgttttgattttcatcTATTTTATAGTTGACTGTTTTAGTTATATAGTTTGTTTTATATAGTTCCCAAGTTTTTCTTGTTATTATTTATGCTTACACTATCCTTTGATTTGTGGGaaccaatcaagcatgaataatgTTAATTGATGGCAAAGGGTTTCATGGAGCTGtctccaagaaattaattttatttattcattcatttattgTTGTTTTCCTTGTTGTTCTTATAAAtaagatattatttttttaggttTCTCCTATGTGCAACCCTTCATAAATTTGATTTTCTTGCCTTACTACTGTTTTTCACTTTGTTGCACTTGATCATACCATCCACATCACTACCACTCCAACTTGGTCCAATTATAACTTTTATTTGTACATATGCCATTTCTGTATCatatttctgatttagttcatttcatatgcatatttacATGGATAGTAAACACAAACACTCTAAACTTAACCATAGAACCATTAATTTGTTCAAAAGGTATATGGATGTGAATTTCATACACACCCCCAGCTCAGTATGAGCCATCTCTTTTGTTTCAGGGGCTGTTTGGTTGCCTGCATCTAGGTTCTAGATGTTGCATCCCACTTGTAGGTGGAAGATGGGTGTTTGATTGCCTATAGATAGACTAGATTTAGGAAACTGAGTTGCACCCTAAGGCTCTTTCCCTGCATCCTAAGATGCAGCCAAAAAATGGCCGCATCTCAAGTTGCATGTTGTTGTTGCAACGTTAAAGTTTTACATCACCTCCTTTTCTCTCCAATAAGCATATAATAGTAATAATTAACTATGATTATAATGATAAAATTTATCGTGCATATTATTATAGTTCTTATTGTAATAGTTCTTATATGATAAACTAATTAATTATCATAATATCATAGAGTAATATAGTAACATATATATAACTATAATATCATAGTTATAATATGaagatataaatataatataatatttatagttatTGTCAAGTAATAATTATATGGattgatattatattatattataatatgaattatattactataatataatatgttatagtattatgtattatattatatattgtattattttatattgtatTTTATCATTATATTATATCACATTATTATATtgcatgttattatatgaaattGTGTTATATCATAATAATATGACATATaactatattatatatagtagtataataattatataaatatagtatgatataataatattattggaGGTAACCTTACCATGTTTATAGTTGTCCAAGGGTACCAGACCATGCAACTCCTGAAAGACTGATTGCCCCAACTGTGCAATTGATGGGTCACTGTTTGCAAGTAGTCTGATGCTGCACTAGCTTCCATATAGAAATATTTCATATGCTACAATAGGTAAATTTGCCTTCTGGTCATAGCATTCTGATGCACAGAAGTACTAATAGGTCATTACCTTCATCAAGAATACTTACCATGTGAGAAGTCTATCCTGACAATGAACTTGTGTCTCATTAAGTCAGCACCCTATGAAGCTTTATTGGGCTCTTACCTCAACTTTTGAACTGTGAAATTGTCCCAAATTCCATTATTGTTGCCGATACCCATCTTATGTTCCTTTTTATTATTCTAGCTATGACCCCAAGGAGTCATTAATGACACTCTCGAGGAAGCCTCAAGTGGAAATGCTCCAATGAACAATGTACTTCTATGTATTGCACATTCTGAATCTTGTATGTAGACCACAGTGAACCATTCTATAATGTCTTTTACCGTTGCAACCTGAGATATATTATGACCCCATCCTAGCAGCTTGAAATTCATGTTAGTCTCCAGCCTTAGCTGCAAGGTGAATCCTGTGAGAGCCTAAATCCGTCCATAGGTTTAGCAAATCTTCATGCCTCCATAAATAGGCTACTAAGCCTCCAATTTCTCCTAGACAAGGTATGACTTTTCTGCATCTAAATACTAggtggagtttttttttttccttctaatgACCACTGTGAACACGCCCATCTGTTTGTAACTTGGTCTCATGGGATCGTagattcacatattttattcctcGAGACAACATGGCTAACAAATAATATATGCACTATAATGAGTAAACAGAGCACTACTTCTCATGCAGGTTATCTAGTCTCCGATGGGAAATGCCTTCCATGCCCAAGGATGTCAGGAAGAACTTGTTTtccatcatatttttcttacGGAGATCCCATACTCTATCGAGGCACTAATGTCGTACTGAAGACGCTCCCTTGTTTATGGTTCAGAGAAGGGTGTTCTTTGTCTATAATGCTAATTCTAATAACCAAAGGAGGAACCCCAGATTTTTCAAGACGACAGAAAGGGGTCTTCCAGGGGCAAGATCAAGCAATTCCAAGATCAAGAAAACTCTGAGAACATTGAAGAAGCAAATCCTTTCGTCTTCTGAAAATGGGCCACTGCTTTTCTCTAGCCAGCAATCCCAGGTATCAGGCACTGCCACTCCAGGGACGAAGGGAGAAGGAGATTGTTGAGCTGTTCAGAAAAGTCCAGATCCAACTACGAAGCGGACAGCTATCAAGGAGAGAAGAAGATTGAAGCTGCACAACAAGGGCAGGCAGAGAGGGGAACTGTCGATTCCCTTCTAAAGTTATTAAGGAAGCATTCAGTTgaccagaagaagaagaagaatcgtaAAGAAGAAGATTTTAATCTTGAGCAGCCAGAGAGAAGCAATCCGTTGGGAtgagcaaaattcaaatttttttggcCCGTAATAGGTATCACTTCTGAGGATGTTCATGAGCCGACCCAGTTCCTTTCACTAGGCCGGCATCAAATTTCAAACGCAAATCTCCTGTCCCTAGAGTAAAGTTCCAGTCTGGTGTTTTCAGCTGAGGAGGATGTCAGCTTCACTTCGTCCGTGAAATcccaagagaaagagaagaagacagGAAACAATGAGCCACAGCCGACTCCTGATCTGGAGTCCATAGCATTGGATGGACCCGATGAAGTATATTTAGGTGATCAATCTGACACTTCTGATACTGATGGAAAACGTCCGAAGAGACTAGCAAATCATCTGCAATAGAGGAGAGTCTTGACTTGGGGCTCCTTGAAACTGCCAGAGCTGAGGGGCCTTGCAAAGTCTCGAGGCATCAAGGGGTATTCGAAGATGAAGAAAGGCGAACTCCTGGAACTTTTAAGTAGTTGATGGTGCTTGATCATATGACAGAAGTAGTAATATTAGTCTTAGATGCAGCTCATCATATGTTTTTGTTTCCGGCATCTACATCACTGCCGGTATCtggtttctctcccttttttttcggGACTGCCGAACTCAAATTTGAAAATCGATGAGATGCTTTGTTTTATGTACTAATGCGGTAATTCTGACATATTGTTCTTCATTTTGTTGGGGGAAATTACTTATAACCTGTCATCTGTTTACTGTAATTAGAATCCTCGTTTTGTTGCTATTGAGTCCTAATTTCTCTGTTTCTGTTTCAGAGGTTAGTTTCAAATATGTGCTCTAGGTCTGTTTGAAAATGTTTCATGCATCTCCCAAGGCCATCCTATTCTTGATCCCTGGCCTGTTAGCCATGTCGAGCCCTCGAATTCGGAGGGCTATATATTTCGTTTACCGGCTTATGTGGATTGTAAATTCCTTGACAACATGATCTGCTGATTAATAGTAAAACTATGGGCTATCATGAGACTAAATTCGCAAATGTAATCTCTCATGAGAACGTTCCTTTTTCACATAACAATGAAATCTATTTGCCCTGCAGAATTGGAGATGCCGAAAACTAAAATATGGGCTTGTAGACGAAATCTTCACAATTTGAtagatttttcttcttcctgcCTTTTCCAACAAAAGAACTTCGGTTACAACGTATCACAAGTAGAAATCTATTCGATCATTGCCGCCGATCAATAGATACAGTAAACTATATCTTCTTAGGctcaaaatatagaaaattttcatgCTCATAGAACATTGAACCTGACTTCACAAAGAAAGAATCTGACATCACTTAGTATGCTAATAATTTTATAGCTTCGGTTTGAAGATATTGGCAGAGATTACTATTAATTTCCTGATATGAGTAATTAGACCAATGCAGGAAAAGATTTGCTGCATCTGACACTTTAGGAAAGAAGAGGTGGGCATATGATCTGTTAAAATGGGAGAGGCTGACAGTTGAGCTCTAATCATCATGGTCTGAAAAAAAACAGACACTAAAACAAACAATCTATTTTATTGACAGGGTAAGCTGTGGGTggaatttaattatttataacTTTATCCAAAGCACCTACCTATATATAAAATGCAATTAATTGCCCAAAAAACCATGTCCACGAATCATATGCCATGTCCCAAAAGGGGAAATAAATGTCAGGCACCCAATACATGTTGGaacaaactagaaataaaagctATATATTCTGACAGCAATGAAACCCACTTGGTAGACCAAGGGCCAAAGAATAAAGATGGGAAGTTGGAGTAAACTTGTTTTGAATGCTTGACAGGCAGGACCCTTGCTCCAGCTACTTGTCTTAATTGTATGCAGACCTGAAGGAGAAAGGTGCATTGGTGCAAAAAGAATATGATTCGTAATTTTATGGTTGTTTATTAAAATAGAGACTACTTTTAATCGACCTCATCAGAATTTCACATACAATCCTTTCCGGCATCGGCATTTAGGCCCTGATGATCTGCCAATTGATAGAGTCCATTCACAAATTTTTGATGCCAAGTTTCATGTCTTCGGGTGGATATGGGTGCATTGAAGTGGAGGTTGCCATTTTATGAGACCCATTTTCCTCAATTTCATCAATGCAATAAGGTCTCAATCATTTTGACATTCTCATGTGTATTCTACATTGATTATTCCTTATATTTTAATGAAGTTCTGAAATCAGGATTTAGATGTTTTTGTTAAATTTTGTCAGCGGTCTGTTGTATAAGGCAATGTAGAGTTAGTTTAAGGTACACTAGAATTTCAATGGATCATATTTTGCAAGAGTGGTTTCTTGACAttctccacctctctctctctctcacgcacACATGCACACGCTTACTCTTCTCCTTCTGCTTCTTCTTTCACTTTAGTATGCAGTCTCTTCTGGTCTGCATCACCATGAGATTGGTACCACAAATCGCTCCAAGAAGAAGCGAAATTAGATAGGTATCAATAACTTGTAATCTCCGTCGTTGGCTTTTATCGATTCTTTGTTGTATGCGAACTGATGTCGCATTGCCTACAACTCTTGCTTTGCCCTAGTCGGACTTATAACCTTTCTTACTCTTATCAGTACATATAATCTTACTTTTTTTGGCCAGTCGGTTGCTCTTCACATTTCTCCAAATATATTTCTTGTTACCGTCATCTATACTCCACGCAGGTGCGTCTGCTCCCCCTAGAATGGATAAGAAGTAAAGGATTTCTCGAAGCAACTCCCCTTGTTCTAGGCCCAAGAGTTCTTAAGCATGTTTGCAATTACGATGGAAAATGGATCAAGCAAGAGTTACATGTAACAAAAATTGTTTGACAGCAATTGAACTGCTTTATCTGATCCATGCTGTGACATAACAAGATTTAATGTGTgatcattttttcttttaatgaagtttcttcttcttcttcttcttctccactgCTGGTAATTGCATGGAAATAATGGAAGAGTAACCCATGTCAAACACTAGTTCGATC
Proteins encoded in this window:
- the LOC103713006 gene encoding LOW QUALITY PROTEIN: SAP-like protein BP-73 (The sequence of the model RefSeq protein was modified relative to this genomic sequence to represent the inferred CDS: inserted 5 bases in 4 codons; deleted 1 base in 1 codon; substituted 1 base at 1 genomic stop codon), whose amino-acid sequence is MVQRRVFFVYNANSNNQRRNXQIFQDDRKGSSRGKIKQFQDQENSENIEEANPFVFXKMGHCFSLASNPRYQALPLQGRREKEIVELFRKVQIQLRSGQLSRXEKKIEAAQQGQAERGTVDSLLKLLRKHSVDQKKKKNRKEEDFNLEQPERSNPLGXAKFKFFWPVIGITSEDVHEPXPVPFTRPASNFKRKSPVPRVKFQSVFSAEEDVSFTSSVKSQEKEKKTGNNEPQPTPDLESIALDGPDEVYLGDQSDTSDTDGKRPKRLANHLQ